From a region of the Caldicellulosiruptoraceae bacterium PP1 genome:
- the istA gene encoding IS21 family transposase gives MTKNIIGQINIIKAMGIKPNYSELAREYGMDRRTVKKYYEGYEGKPKTRNKQSKLDKYYDEIKTKLSIKGVTVRGVYEYLKDKNYDIGTYSNFNKYVKKKGLKSSKKIKGHPRYETSPAEQAQVDWKEDMTLISKHGEEFIVNVFNYKLGHSRYCYFEYRKNKTQQDVIECLINAFKVTGGVPKKILFDNMKTVVDITSNRRTINNKFKAFADDFGFKICLCKPKHSFTKGKVESSNKFIDWLIPYNNEFESEEDLIKIIKEINAKVNQTPNQTTNIPPMLLFQKEKEYLSPLPNKNIIESYMNYDKKTKVYKDALIHYKGNKYSVPSKYIDKIVTLKEKENVLYIYFNTELISVHVLSEKKINYHPDEYKELLSKTIKNKEDIEEICLNNLNELNKLL, from the coding sequence ATGACAAAAAATATAATAGGGCAAATAAACATAATAAAAGCTATGGGAATCAAACCAAATTATTCAGAACTAGCAAGAGAATATGGGATGGATAGAAGAACAGTCAAAAAATACTATGAAGGATATGAAGGAAAGCCAAAAACAAGGAACAAACAAAGTAAATTGGATAAATACTATGATGAAATTAAAACGAAATTAAGTATTAAAGGAGTAACAGTAAGAGGGGTCTATGAGTATTTAAAAGATAAAAATTACGATATAGGTACATACTCAAATTTTAATAAATATGTAAAAAAGAAGGGCTTAAAATCATCAAAAAAAATAAAAGGACATCCTAGATATGAAACTTCTCCTGCAGAACAAGCACAAGTGGATTGGAAAGAAGATATGACACTAATATCTAAACATGGTGAAGAATTTATAGTTAACGTTTTCAATTACAAATTAGGACATTCGAGATATTGCTATTTTGAATATAGAAAAAATAAGACACAACAAGATGTCATTGAATGTTTAATAAATGCTTTTAAAGTAACAGGAGGAGTACCGAAAAAAATATTATTTGACAATATGAAAACAGTAGTAGATATTACATCTAATAGAAGAACGATAAATAATAAATTCAAAGCTTTTGCAGATGATTTTGGATTTAAAATATGTTTATGTAAACCTAAGCATTCGTTTACCAAAGGTAAAGTAGAGTCGTCAAATAAATTTATAGATTGGTTAATACCATATAATAATGAATTTGAGTCTGAAGAAGACTTAATAAAAATAATAAAAGAGATAAATGCAAAGGTTAATCAAACTCCTAATCAAACAACAAATATACCACCAATGCTATTATTTCAGAAAGAAAAAGAGTATTTATCTCCTTTACCTAACAAAAACATAATAGAAAGTTATATGAACTATGACAAAAAAACAAAAGTCTATAAAGATGCATTAATTCATTACAAAGGAAATAAATACTCTGTCCCCTCAAAATATATAGATAAAATTGTAACTCTTAAGGAAAAAGAAAACGTCTTGTATATATATTTTAACACTGAATTAATTTCAGTGCACGTTTTAAGTGAGAAAAAAATAAATTATCATCCTGATGAATATAAAGAATTATTAAGTAAGACAATTAAAAATAAAGAAGATATAGAAGAGATATGCCTAAATAATTTAAATGAATTGAATAAGTTATTATAA
- a CDS encoding GGDEF domain-containing protein — protein sequence MKDWFYRLAPVILSVTGFAIIICLYSVYDFLYYRWQWVFWLILSLVNVYSCVVIGAFIKKLYQGASKDSLTGLYNRRCFSDRIEYEMEKMKRTKLPLSLALIDIDNFKTINETYGHLEGDKVLIELAGIFKTQAKSGDTIVRWGGEEFTIILPETDKNGVLAFAERVRKLVECSNAGIKYPSA from the coding sequence ATGAAGGACTGGTTTTACAGGTTAGCCCCCGTTATCTTATCGGTAACGGGGTTTGCCATAATTATATGCCTTTATTCTGTGTATGACTTTTTATATTATCGGTGGCAATGGGTGTTTTGGCTAATACTATCGCTTGTCAATGTCTATTCATGTGTAGTAATAGGCGCATTTATTAAAAAACTTTACCAGGGAGCCAGTAAAGACTCATTAACAGGCTTGTACAATAGGCGGTGCTTCTCCGATAGAATAGAATATGAAATGGAAAAAATGAAGCGTACAAAATTACCTTTATCGCTTGCATTAATAGACATAGACAATTTCAAAACAATTAACGAAACATACGGGCATTTGGAGGGTGACAAAGTTTTAATAGAGCTTGCCGGGATATTTAAAACACAAGCCAAGTCAGGCGATACCATCGTTCGTTGGGGTGGTGAAGAGTTTACTATAATTTTACCCGAAACTGATAAAAACGGGGTTTTGGCTTTTGCTGAACGTGTGAGAAAGTTGGTAGAATGCTCAAATGCAGGTATAAAATATCCATCTGCATAG
- a CDS encoding Rpn family recombination-promoting nuclease/putative transposase — MKVQNPHDKFFKETFSNIEVTKDFLINYLPEGIVKIIDLDTLELQKDSFINEELQEVFSDMLFRVNINNNDGYIYFLFEHKSYVSRQTALQLLKYMIEIWEANIKKEGTGKIPIIIPIVIYHGREKWRLKTNLGDMIECYDDLENDIKRFIPNYEYLLYDISRYKDEDIKGQVQLRIMLSIFRDIFIKDARGIQETIIKAAKYLAELEDKQTGVQYFETYMRYIFSAYTDMTRSDFENIAKEIEKTFIEGSENIMTLADIFREEGMQEGIKKGIEKGIEKGETMALVKTAIKLLTKKFGIIPNELKEKLQELDATTLEIIVENILDIERLDELNKYFK; from the coding sequence ATGAAGGTACAAAATCCACATGATAAATTCTTTAAAGAAACATTTTCAAACATAGAAGTAACAAAGGACTTTTTAATAAATTATCTTCCAGAAGGAATAGTTAAAATAATAGACTTAGATACACTAGAATTACAAAAGGATAGCTTTATAAATGAAGAACTACAAGAAGTATTTTCAGACATGCTATTTAGAGTGAATATAAATAACAATGATGGATATATTTACTTTCTTTTTGAACATAAAAGCTATGTAAGTAGACAAACAGCACTTCAACTTTTAAAATACATGATAGAAATATGGGAAGCAAATATCAAAAAAGAAGGTACAGGTAAAATTCCAATAATAATACCCATTGTGATATATCACGGTAGGGAAAAGTGGAGGTTAAAAACTAACCTTGGAGATATGATAGAATGCTATGATGATTTGGAAAATGATATAAAGAGGTTTATACCGAATTATGAGTATCTATTATATGACATATCAAGATACAAAGATGAAGATATAAAAGGACAAGTACAGCTTAGAATAATGCTTTCAATTTTTAGAGATATATTTATAAAGGATGCAAGGGGAATACAAGAGACTATAATAAAGGCTGCAAAATATTTAGCAGAGCTAGAGGATAAACAAACAGGAGTACAGTACTTTGAAACATATATGAGATACATATTTAGTGCATATACAGACATGACAAGAAGTGATTTTGAGAATATAGCAAAGGAAATAGAGAAAACATTTATAGAGGGGAGTGAAAATATTATGACATTAGCGGATATATTCAGAGAAGAGGGTATGCAAGAAGGAATCAAAAAAGGAATAGAAAAAGGAATAGAAAAAGGCGAGACAATGGCACTTGTAAAAACAGCCATTAAATTACTAACTAAGAAGTTTGGTATTATACCAAATGAATTAAAAGAAAAGCTACAAGAACTAGATGCAACAACATTAGAAATAATAGTTGAAAATATATTAGATATTGAAAGGTTAGATGAGTTAAATAAGTATTTTAAATAA
- a CDS encoding MXAN_6640 family putative metalloprotease, with the protein MRTKSRHIKIFTIVLSIVMLLSFNVTMVNAQGNNDKIIKGVVFIDKNGNGILDSGEQALTGIQINLFNAIKVENSEIGEGISVYKETLIEQSKTDKDGTYHFKVQDGQYSLNLDINSLPDGYGVVEPNIFVFNPDTVNNFVVRDVADIDIGKEFSNGINIGDEIQFNPILKDEYGNSLSGKMSYTSDDSEIKLFGNVLKNNPKEFKNRKSKIKVSSGKINKEISVDIKVPNTSSLDKVSTAFKAGIIDEKTKYLYYLYSIYDQSKLPEEYKSSIPSKSATSILKEVRDYLDRKDADKQVSTAYAVLAALPTLDKSYTNGWFTIHYTTTGTNAVSTTDSNSNGIPDYIETVATAFNNVKSTTCTTRGFRTPVLESGKSTYQVYVYDLGSSLYGRTISVTMSGTSPYRTASSYIEIDNDYSWSSRSKENCAKVTAAHEFFHAIQYAYNVDADSWWKEASAEWNEDEIYDSINIYVDDLIEVFNHPTYSLDSLSGNHEYGEAVFAKYLSEKWGGYTIIKNIWTQQTVSGYAISINAIDKVISDNNSGENLGTIFKRFAACNYRPVQYYEDYSSAWPTQATISTTWSSYPVSTQTGTLNYLASDYKAFTPTSTTVDKCLKITVDGADNKKWGFKVQSKKRSTDWCDTTELTMDGTTNRAEILNYLFGATYKEICLIPSYLEKSGSASYTYSASIQ; encoded by the coding sequence ATGAGGACAAAAAGTAGACACATTAAAATTTTTACTATCGTTTTATCTATTGTGATGCTTTTATCATTTAATGTTACGATGGTAAATGCACAAGGAAACAATGATAAGATAATAAAAGGCGTTGTATTCATTGATAAAAACGGTAACGGAATTCTTGATTCCGGAGAGCAGGCACTAACAGGTATTCAGATAAACCTTTTTAATGCAATTAAAGTTGAGAATAGTGAGATCGGGGAAGGTATATCTGTGTACAAAGAAACTTTAATAGAACAATCAAAAACAGATAAAGATGGTACTTACCATTTCAAAGTGCAAGATGGACAATATTCATTAAATCTGGATATTAATTCTCTTCCAGACGGATATGGGGTAGTTGAGCCTAATATTTTTGTGTTTAACCCTGATACCGTGAATAACTTTGTGGTAAGGGACGTTGCCGATATTGACATAGGCAAAGAATTTTCCAACGGGATCAATATTGGTGATGAAATACAATTTAATCCCATTTTGAAGGATGAATATGGCAATTCTTTATCAGGGAAAATGTCATACACATCGGATGATAGTGAAATAAAGCTATTTGGGAATGTGCTTAAAAATAACCCTAAAGAATTTAAAAATAGGAAGTCAAAAATCAAGGTATCATCAGGTAAAATCAACAAAGAAATTTCAGTTGATATTAAAGTACCCAATACATCTTCTTTGGATAAGGTATCAACAGCTTTCAAAGCAGGGATTATTGATGAAAAAACCAAATACCTTTATTATCTGTACTCAATTTATGATCAAAGCAAATTACCGGAAGAGTATAAATCTTCTATACCATCTAAATCAGCTACATCAATATTAAAAGAAGTAAGGGATTATCTTGACAGAAAGGATGCCGATAAGCAAGTTTCTACAGCTTATGCGGTTTTAGCCGCACTCCCAACACTTGATAAAAGCTATACAAATGGTTGGTTTACAATTCACTATACGACAACCGGTACTAATGCAGTTTCAACTACAGATAGTAATAGTAATGGAATACCTGATTATATTGAAACAGTTGCAACTGCATTTAACAATGTTAAATCAACTACATGCACAACAAGAGGATTTAGGACACCTGTATTAGAAAGTGGAAAATCAACATACCAAGTCTATGTTTACGACCTTGGTTCTAGTCTTTATGGAAGAACTATTTCAGTTACTATGTCTGGAACTTCTCCTTACAGAACAGCTTCCTCATATATTGAAATTGATAACGATTATTCATGGAGTTCAAGATCAAAGGAGAACTGTGCAAAAGTTACTGCTGCACACGAATTTTTCCATGCTATTCAGTATGCCTATAATGTGGATGCTGATAGTTGGTGGAAGGAAGCAAGCGCTGAATGGAATGAAGATGAAATATATGATTCTATCAACATTTATGTGGATGATTTAATAGAAGTATTTAATCATCCGACTTATTCACTTGATAGCTTAAGTGGCAATCATGAATACGGAGAAGCAGTTTTTGCCAAATATTTATCTGAAAAATGGGGCGGATATACTATTATAAAAAATATTTGGACTCAACAAACCGTAAGTGGATATGCAATTAGCATTAATGCTATTGATAAGGTCATATCTGATAATAATTCCGGAGAAAATTTAGGCACTATTTTCAAGAGATTTGCTGCATGCAATTATAGGCCTGTTCAATATTATGAGGATTATAGTAGTGCATGGCCGACTCAAGCTACAATTAGCACAACTTGGTCAAGTTATCCAGTTTCAACACAAACAGGAACATTGAATTATCTTGCAAGCGATTATAAAGCTTTTACACCTACATCAACTACAGTTGATAAATGTTTAAAAATCACTGTAGATGGTGCAGACAATAAAAAATGGGGATTCAAGGTTCAAAGTAAAAAAAGAAGTACGGATTGGTGTGACACTACAGAACTTACAATGGACGGAACAACAAACAGAGCAGAAATATTGAACTACTTGTTTGGGGCCACATATAAAGAAATATGTTTGATTCCTTCTTATCTTGAAAAATCAGGAAGTGCAAGCTATACTTATTCTGCAAGTATCCAGTAG
- a CDS encoding LacI family DNA-binding transcriptional regulator, which translates to MKKKITIKDIAELAGVSTATISYVINNVGRINEETRKRILKIIDEVGYTPNVTARNLAKQKSNVIGILISIFKDEKASVLTDNPFFIEFLASAHYKAVEHGYSILITDYSDKNNIKKLINSKAVSGLICLGKFDNKLFQTLKESLVPIVLIDYDYVYDNFYYIYSDDKKGAYLATEYLIKRNHQKIGLICGEIKSSVIHQWRYEGFCKALNDYELGINKNFIFETNLNYRSGISLAEKILPLIGKVTAFFVISDIVTMGLIKGLSKYNVRVPDDLSIVSYDNLQSSKYFIPELTTVNQNIKLKAEMSIDLIVNHYHNANPSSNIYVLPVDIIEGNSVKII; encoded by the coding sequence ATGAAAAAAAAGATAACTATTAAAGATATCGCTGAATTAGCAGGTGTATCTACAGCAACCATTTCTTATGTAATAAATAATGTAGGACGAATAAATGAAGAAACAAGAAAAAGAATTTTAAAAATTATTGATGAAGTAGGATATACACCTAATGTTACTGCTCGTAACTTAGCCAAACAAAAAAGTAATGTTATTGGAATTTTAATTTCAATATTTAAAGATGAGAAAGCTTCTGTTTTGACAGATAATCCTTTTTTCATTGAATTTTTAGCAAGTGCTCATTATAAAGCTGTTGAACACGGCTACAGCATTTTAATAACAGACTACAGCGATAAAAATAACATCAAAAAACTAATAAACTCAAAAGCGGTCTCTGGATTAATTTGCTTGGGTAAATTTGACAACAAACTTTTTCAAACTCTAAAAGAAAGCCTTGTTCCTATCGTATTAATTGATTATGATTATGTTTACGATAATTTCTATTATATTTACAGCGATGATAAAAAAGGAGCTTACTTAGCGACAGAGTATTTAATAAAAAGAAACCATCAGAAAATTGGACTAATTTGTGGTGAAATCAAATCGAGTGTTATTCATCAATGGCGATATGAGGGCTTTTGCAAGGCGTTAAATGACTATGAATTGGGAATTAACAAAAATTTCATTTTCGAAACTAATCTAAATTACCGAAGCGGAATAAGCTTAGCAGAAAAAATATTGCCGTTGATAGGTAAAGTAACAGCATTTTTTGTTATTTCAGATATTGTTACAATGGGGCTGATCAAAGGACTATCCAAGTATAATGTTAGAGTACCAGATGATCTTTCTATTGTTAGCTATGATAATCTTCAATCGTCAAAATATTTTATACCAGAACTTACAACAGTAAATCAAAACATTAAATTAAAGGCTGAAATGTCCATCGATTTAATTGTAAATCATTACCACAATGCAAATCCCTCATCAAACATCTACGTTCTGCCTGTAGATATTATTGAAGGTAACTCTGTTAAAATAATTTAG
- the istB gene encoding IS21-like element helper ATPase IstB has product MDDVLLVKLRDLKLSGIIKSYDLRVEEAIKNNYSYQEFFEILISDEVSNRQTNSNQKRISKAKFSQHKTLEEYNFNYQPSINKRFIYNLATCEFVRKKENVAFIGPPGTGKTHLAIAIGLKAVSLGYKVLFTTVNEMLEELYISRADNSYQQKIKNYINVDLLILDELGLRKLNQNSVDDFYEIISKRYERGSIIITTNKVFEEWPRIFYDPVLATAILDRFVHHCYFVVIKGESYRMKQREGVIKSIAHDSKNQLNNGN; this is encoded by the coding sequence ATGGATGATGTATTACTGGTGAAACTAAGGGATTTAAAATTGTCAGGGATAATAAAGAGTTATGATTTAAGGGTAGAAGAGGCGATTAAAAATAATTATTCTTATCAGGAATTTTTTGAGATTTTGATAAGCGATGAGGTAAGTAACAGACAAACAAACAGCAATCAAAAGAGGATAAGTAAAGCGAAGTTTTCACAGCACAAGACTTTGGAAGAATATAACTTTAATTACCAGCCTTCTATAAATAAAAGATTTATATATAATTTGGCGACCTGTGAATTTGTCCGCAAGAAAGAAAATGTGGCCTTTATAGGACCGCCAGGAACAGGTAAAACTCATCTTGCAATAGCGATAGGATTAAAAGCTGTATCATTAGGATATAAAGTATTATTTACAACAGTAAATGAAATGCTTGAGGAGTTGTATATTTCAAGAGCAGATAACTCATATCAACAAAAGATAAAGAATTATATTAATGTGGATTTATTGATATTAGATGAGCTTGGATTGAGGAAATTAAATCAAAATAGTGTTGATGATTTTTATGAAATAATATCAAAAAGGTATGAAAGAGGATCAATAATAATAACAACAAACAAAGTATTTGAGGAGTGGCCGAGGATATTTTATGATCCAGTTTTGGCTACAGCTATTTTAGATAGGTTTGTTCATCACTGTTATTTTGTAGTTATCAAAGGTGAAAGTTATAGGATGAAACAAAGAGAAGGTGTAATAAAGTCTATTGCTCATGATTCTAAAAATCAATTGAATAATGGTAATTAA
- a CDS encoding JAB domain-containing protein: protein MTRWGIFDIISDDFILSLTPGGSKNFSPEDRVLTQRMVDIFHPLEIKILDHIIVGGESYTSMAEKGILPYQSKGASNYEEIALGPIPVEEKRNKFKHTHLR from the coding sequence ATGACCAGGTGGGGAATTTTTGATATCATTTCTGATGATTTTATTTTATCATTAACACCTGGAGGGTCCAAAAATTTTTCCCCGGAGGATAGGGTATTGACACAGAGAATGGTTGATATTTTTCATCCCCTTGAGATCAAAATTCTGGACCACATAATTGTTGGCGGCGAAAGCTATACTTCTATGGCAGAAAAAGGGATTCTTCCCTATCAGAGCAAAGGTGCGTCAAATTATGAAGAAATCGCATTAGGTCCGATACCTGTAGAGGAAAAGCGGAACAAGTTCAAGCATACACACTTGCGTTAA